From Natronincola ferrireducens, the proteins below share one genomic window:
- a CDS encoding amidohydrolase, with amino-acid sequence MRKLYYNGTILTMENELPVVDALVICDGKIEFVGTYEDVNNRGDISEEINLKGNTMLPAFIDAHSHFSAVANSFLQVSLNESTSFHEISSRIRNFIDAHDVKPGEWINAKGYDHNLLIEKRHPDRFFLDTCCPENPLVLQHASGHVGVFNSTGLSVLGVTVQTTVPYGGFIEIKDGELTGYMEENAFLEYLRKVPMPDMSVLMDAYCKAQQLYASYGITTIQEGFAVKEMIPFYQYLLEHNRLTLDVVAYMDMKDDKHFFDYFPNCIKQYCNGFKLGGYKIFLDGSPQGRTAWVRVPYEYENDDDDYCGYGTMTDEKVVDAIKLAGDKGLQILAHCNGDAAIQQYLHAIKKVTRDMDIQSIRPVIIHAQLIGIDQLDLVKQLELIPSFFIGHVFHWGDIHVLNLGIDRAAHISPAGSALEKDITFTFHQDAPVIEPNMLETIWCAVNRITKSGKKLGENEGIDVLDALKAVTINAAYQYFEEDIKGSIKVGKNGDFVILDKNPLTVDKMEISNILVLETIKEGKTIFVR; translated from the coding sequence ATGCGAAAATTATATTATAATGGAACAATTCTTACCATGGAAAATGAATTGCCTGTTGTCGATGCACTTGTTATTTGTGATGGGAAAATTGAATTTGTAGGAACCTATGAGGATGTAAACAATAGGGGAGATATTTCTGAAGAAATTAATCTCAAGGGTAATACAATGTTACCTGCATTTATTGATGCACATAGCCATTTTTCAGCAGTGGCAAATTCATTTTTACAGGTATCATTGAATGAAAGTACTAGCTTTCATGAGATTTCCAGTAGAATACGTAATTTCATTGATGCCCATGATGTTAAGCCTGGAGAGTGGATTAACGCAAAGGGCTATGATCATAATTTACTGATAGAAAAGCGACATCCAGACAGGTTTTTTTTGGATACATGCTGTCCAGAAAACCCCCTTGTATTACAGCATGCCTCAGGTCATGTAGGTGTATTTAATTCTACAGGTCTAAGTGTCCTTGGGGTAACAGTACAAACAACGGTTCCCTATGGTGGTTTTATCGAGATTAAAGATGGCGAACTAACTGGATATATGGAGGAAAATGCCTTTCTTGAGTATCTTAGAAAGGTGCCAATGCCTGATATGTCGGTGTTAATGGATGCTTATTGTAAAGCACAACAGCTTTATGCTTCCTATGGCATTACTACAATTCAGGAGGGTTTTGCCGTGAAAGAGATGATACCATTTTATCAATATCTTTTGGAACACAATAGGCTGACGCTGGATGTTGTTGCATATATGGATATGAAGGATGATAAACATTTTTTTGATTATTTTCCTAATTGTATAAAACAATATTGTAATGGATTTAAATTAGGAGGATATAAAATATTTCTTGATGGTTCTCCACAGGGACGTACAGCTTGGGTGAGGGTACCATATGAATATGAAAACGATGACGATGATTATTGCGGCTATGGGACAATGACAGATGAAAAGGTTGTTGATGCAATCAAATTAGCTGGTGATAAGGGTTTACAGATATTGGCACATTGTAATGGGGATGCTGCTATTCAACAGTATCTCCATGCTATAAAAAAAGTTACTAGAGATATGGATATCCAGTCTATTCGACCTGTTATAATCCATGCCCAACTAATTGGTATCGATCAACTTGACTTAGTAAAACAGTTGGAATTAATTCCGTCTTTTTTCATAGGTCATGTTTTTCATTGGGGGGATATACATGTATTAAATTTAGGAATTGATCGTGCTGCCCACATTAGCCCAGCAGGATCAGCACTTGAAAAGGACATCACTTTTACCTTTCACCAGGATGCTCCAGTTATTGAACCCAATATGCTAGAAACAATTTGGTGTGCAGTTAATAGAATTACCAAGAGTGGAAAGAAGCTAGGAGAAAATGAAGGGATTGATGTATTAGATGCTTTAAAAGCAGTTACGATTAATGCAGCATACCAGTATTTTGAAGAAGATATCAAAGGTAGTATTAAGGTTGGAAAGAATGGGGATTTTGTCATACTTGATAAAAATCCTCTTACGGTGGACAAAATGGAGATTTCAAACATTTTGGTTCTTGAAACAATTAAAGAGGGAAAGACTATATTTGTGAGATAA
- the vanW gene encoding glycopeptide resistance accessory protein VanW has translation MQKKRVTERFPFLLPIRKFQRKIFFYAQMKTDSNKYARKISKDLLEHKVFLGKSKLINSESGYDIKYQINKIHNLKLVANTMNKVIIEPNETFSFWMLAKDAESGEKYKKALVMVNNQIVPLEGGGLCQMSNLLFWLFIHTPLTIVERHPHSAETMPLPKGDIPEGVDATIAEGWLDLKVKNETQESFQLFIEFDDEFMYGTILSNSFQEVIYTVKSENVKYTRENEKIYRYNQIYKEGYSFFKKNLVSRELILDNKYEIKYDIESEIGVIK, from the coding sequence ATGCAGAAGAAAAGAGTAACAGAAAGATTTCCATTTCTATTACCTATAAGAAAATTTCAAAGAAAGATATTTTTTTATGCTCAGATGAAAACCGATTCCAACAAATATGCAAGAAAAATTTCCAAGGACCTTTTAGAGCATAAGGTTTTTTTAGGGAAATCAAAGCTAATTAATTCAGAAAGTGGTTATGACATCAAGTATCAAATAAATAAAATTCATAATCTCAAGCTAGTTGCAAACACAATGAATAAAGTAATAATAGAGCCTAATGAAACCTTTTCTTTTTGGATGCTGGCGAAGGATGCAGAAAGTGGTGAAAAGTATAAAAAAGCATTGGTGATGGTTAACAATCAAATTGTTCCTCTTGAAGGTGGAGGCCTATGTCAAATGAGCAATCTACTATTTTGGTTATTTATTCATACACCACTTACTATAGTAGAGCGGCATCCCCATTCAGCGGAAACAATGCCACTTCCAAAGGGTGATATTCCTGAAGGAGTTGATGCAACAATTGCTGAAGGGTGGTTAGATTTAAAGGTGAAAAATGAAACCCAAGAAAGCTTTCAGCTTTTTATTGAGTTCGATGATGAATTTATGTATGGAACGATTCTAAGTAATAGCTTTCAAGAAGTTATATATACTGTGAAAAGTGAAAATGTGAAATACACTAGAGAGAATGAAAAAATATATAGATATAATCAAATATACAAGGAAGGTTATAGCTTTTTTAAGAAAAACTTGGTTTCTAGAGAGCTAATTTTAGACAATAAGTATGAAATTAAATATGACATAGAATCTGAAATAGGAGTTATTAAATAA
- the vanG gene encoding D-alanine--D-serine ligase VanG, translated as MEKKVVAVIFGGESSEYEVSLKSASSVIENLDIEKYNVIKIGITREGRWFRYSGDLDKIKNNTWFLDNSCTKVMISPSKGDREIIEIKNGMLIPTKIDIVFPVLHGKNGEDGTIQGLFEISGIPYVGCNVATSSVCMDKDYAHKIVDYAGFDVPKSLAISRQTNETEIEAFVERVNYPIYVKPAQEGSSIGITKANNKHELFQGIDEALQFDNKVVLEENINGFEVGCAIIGDDDLIVGTVDEIETPSGFFDFKEKYTLEYSKIHLPARIDNELCEKIKATAKGIYKVLGCTGLSRVDLFVDEKNRIIFNEVNTLPGFTTGSRFPNMLLHSGIEYRYILDMLIELGIKR; from the coding sequence ATGGAAAAGAAGGTTGTAGCAGTAATTTTTGGAGGAGAATCCTCTGAATATGAGGTATCGTTGAAATCCGCAAGCTCTGTAATCGAGAACTTAGATATAGAAAAATATAATGTTATAAAAATAGGTATTACACGCGAAGGCAGATGGTTTAGGTATAGTGGGGATTTAGATAAGATAAAGAATAATACTTGGTTTTTAGATAATAGTTGTACTAAGGTTATGATTTCTCCAAGCAAGGGGGATAGAGAAATTATTGAGATAAAAAATGGAATGTTGATACCCACTAAAATAGATATTGTATTTCCAGTCCTTCATGGTAAAAATGGAGAAGATGGAACAATTCAAGGATTGTTTGAGATATCAGGAATACCGTATGTTGGTTGTAATGTGGCTACAAGCTCTGTTTGTATGGACAAGGACTATGCCCATAAAATCGTTGATTATGCAGGTTTTGACGTTCCCAAAAGCTTAGCTATTAGCCGTCAAACAAATGAAACAGAAATAGAAGCCTTTGTAGAAAGGGTGAACTATCCAATTTATGTAAAGCCTGCCCAGGAGGGTTCTTCTATAGGAATAACAAAAGCAAATAATAAACATGAACTATTTCAAGGAATAGATGAGGCATTGCAATTTGATAATAAGGTTGTGCTAGAGGAAAATATTAATGGTTTTGAGGTTGGATGTGCTATTATAGGGGATGATGACCTAATAGTTGGAACAGTAGATGAAATTGAGACACCTAGTGGATTCTTTGATTTTAAAGAAAAATACACATTAGAATACTCAAAGATCCATTTGCCTGCAAGAATTGATAATGAACTATGTGAAAAAATTAAGGCAACAGCAAAAGGTATATATAAAGTATTAGGATGTACCGGACTATCGAGGGTAGATTTATTTGTGGACGAAAAAAATAGAATCATATTTAATGAAGTAAATACCCTTCCAGGCTTTACTACGGGAAGTCGATTCCCTAATATGTTGCTGCATTCAGGAATAGAGTATAGATATATCTTGGACATGTTAATTGAGCTAGGAATAAAGAGGTAA
- a CDS encoding D-alanyl-D-alanine carboxypeptidase family protein, translated as MKTIVLKNEDIYRGNLILINKKYSIKLNEGEIKKNLVTVDYKYKNHLINKYTAKALRHTLNKINSKDSILPVSGFRSHQEQLQLYETSIRDNGIEFTQKFVAKPGASEHQSGMAIDLGQNKENIDYICPDFPYYGIFNKFREEAKRWGFIERYKQGKESVTGISKEPWHFRYVGYPHSAIIEEKGFVLEEYHDFIRNYTSCDNSYQYQCGNSRIKLFFVKSTADVQTLQIEDEYKSEVSGNNYDGFIITLFKELQ; from the coding sequence ATGAAAACAATAGTATTAAAAAACGAAGATATTTATAGGGGGAATTTAATATTAATAAATAAAAAATATTCAATCAAATTGAATGAGGGGGAAATTAAGAAAAATCTAGTTACTGTTGATTATAAATATAAAAATCACTTAATAAACAAGTATACGGCTAAAGCACTTAGACATACTTTAAATAAAATTAATTCCAAAGATAGCATCCTGCCGGTTAGTGGATTTCGGTCACATCAAGAACAGTTACAGCTATATGAAACTTCCATTAGAGATAATGGCATTGAATTTACACAAAAATTTGTAGCTAAACCTGGTGCCAGTGAACATCAAAGTGGTATGGCAATTGACTTAGGGCAAAACAAAGAAAATATAGACTATATTTGTCCTGACTTCCCATACTATGGTATATTTAATAAATTTAGAGAAGAAGCGAAAAGATGGGGATTTATAGAAAGATATAAGCAAGGAAAAGAATCGGTAACAGGAATTTCAAAAGAACCCTGGCATTTTCGTTATGTAGGCTATCCACATAGTGCTATAATAGAAGAAAAAGGCTTTGTCCTTGAAGAATACCACGATTTTATAAGAAATTATACCTCATGTGACAATAGCTACCAATATCAGTGTGGAAATAGTAGGATAAAACTGTTTTTTGTAAAATCAACTGCTGATGTACAGACACTTCAGATTGAAGACGAATATAAAAGTGAAGTGTCTGGAAACAATTATGATGGATTTATTATAACTTTATTTAAAGAACTACAATAA
- a CDS encoding response regulator transcription factor translates to MGYNILVCDDEKDIVSAIEIYLKSEGYNVICAYDGMQALEALEHNDIHLIIIDVMMPKLDGIEATSRIRMKHNIPIIILSAKSEYTDKAIGLNVGADDYITKPFNAIELLARVKSTLRRFTALGSMEKEEDVFSIGRITLNDRTKQVSADNNIVNLTPNEYGILRLLMKNKGRVFSSNEIYEQVWDQPAYHVKKVISVHISHLREKLEINPKEPDYIKSVYGMGYKIVGD, encoded by the coding sequence ATGGGTTACAATATTTTAGTTTGTGATGACGAAAAGGACATCGTTAGCGCTATAGAGATATATCTTAAAAGCGAAGGCTATAATGTGATTTGTGCCTATGATGGTATGCAGGCTTTAGAAGCACTTGAACATAATGATATTCATCTGATTATTATTGATGTGATGATGCCAAAACTAGATGGGATAGAAGCAACTTCGAGAATAAGAATGAAGCATAATATTCCAATAATAATTCTTAGTGCTAAAAGTGAATATACAGATAAGGCTATCGGGCTAAATGTTGGGGCTGATGATTACATTACAAAGCCATTTAATGCAATAGAGCTTTTGGCTAGAGTAAAATCAACCCTTAGAAGGTTTACAGCCCTTGGTAGCATGGAAAAGGAAGAAGATGTTTTTTCTATAGGAAGAATAACCCTTAATGATCGAACAAAGCAGGTAAGTGCTGATAACAATATCGTTAATCTTACTCCTAACGAATATGGAATATTAAGACTGCTAATGAAAAATAAAGGGAGAGTCTTTTCCTCAAATGAAATCTATGAGCAGGTTTGGGATCAACCTGCTTATCATGTAAAGAAAGTAATATCTGTTCATATTAGTCATCTTCGAGAAAAGTTAGAAATCAATCCTAAAGAGCCGGATTATATAAAATCTGTCTATGGTATGGGGTATAAGATTGTGGGGGATTAG
- a CDS encoding sensor histidine kinase: MYKNIMKRIKVKYILENIYLEMLFLYMSLIFVIGIPLLREMTIAIARLAIVRVLVRALFRVEYIIKFILFEELIDILSLVSILTLIFIFIIIVIIRIRRGIFLKTLLLYSLFKNYNNDFKVYTGIALPIILAISYFMNYLFSYRLTRGDTTRVLIMLIVTMGLLNYAQQVSIIIGNIKNIHDDKKNYMDTGCPAEFTLEAMKMLDNIDQNIQSAIEKELKSERLKTELITNVSHDIKTPLTSIINYTNLLKDHDFKDDTILSYINSLDRNSQRLKLLITDIVEASKTETGNINLYLEKLELNELISQIYGGFDRIFHEKNISFIFNPKDDIFVFADGNYLGRVLENIIGNASKYTLENTRIYCTVKEESEFVSFTLKNVSKDELNIDVDELMEQFIRGEKSRHTEGSGLGLYITRNLMRLMNGDLLLGINGDLFKAKLLIPRLDK; the protein is encoded by the coding sequence ATGTATAAAAACATCATGAAGAGGATTAAAGTAAAATACATCTTAGAGAATATCTATCTTGAAATGTTGTTTTTATATATGTCGCTAATCTTTGTTATAGGTATTCCATTATTAAGAGAAATGACAATAGCAATAGCAAGATTAGCGATAGTACGTGTCTTAGTTAGAGCCTTATTTAGAGTTGAATATATTATCAAGTTTATACTTTTTGAGGAATTAATAGATATACTTAGCTTAGTTAGCATACTAACTCTTATTTTTATTTTTATAATCATTGTAATTATAAGAATAAGAAGGGGAATATTTCTTAAAACCTTATTATTATATAGTCTATTTAAAAATTATAATAATGATTTCAAAGTATATACAGGTATAGCTCTTCCAATTATTTTAGCTATAAGTTACTTTATGAATTACCTATTTAGTTATAGACTTACCCGTGGAGATACAACAAGGGTACTTATAATGCTTATAGTAACAATGGGATTACTAAATTATGCACAACAGGTCAGTATAATCATTGGCAATATCAAAAACATTCATGATGATAAAAAAAACTATATGGACACTGGATGTCCTGCGGAATTCACCCTAGAAGCGATGAAAATGTTGGACAATATAGATCAGAATATCCAAAGTGCTATCGAGAAAGAGCTAAAATCCGAAAGACTAAAGACTGAGCTTATTACCAATGTTTCCCATGATATTAAGACGCCACTAACTTCTATCATAAATTATACAAACCTATTGAAAGATCATGACTTTAAAGATGATACTATTTTAAGCTATATCAATTCTTTAGACAGAAACTCTCAAAGATTGAAGCTGCTGATTACAGATATAGTTGAGGCTTCTAAAACAGAAACAGGTAATATCAACTTATATCTAGAAAAATTAGAGTTAAATGAGCTGATATCACAGATTTATGGAGGGTTTGACAGGATATTTCATGAAAAAAATATTTCTTTTATATTTAATCCAAAGGATGATATTTTTGTCTTTGCAGATGGTAATTATTTAGGAAGAGTACTTGAAAATATTATCGGGAATGCAAGTAAATATACCTTAGAAAACACAAGGATTTACTGCACAGTAAAAGAAGAATCGGAGTTTGTTTCATTTACTCTTAAAAATGTATCTAAGGACGAACTTAATATCGATGTAGATGAACTAATGGAACAATTTATAAGAGGAGAAAAATCCAGGCATACTGAAGGGAGTGGTCTTGGACTATATATCACAAGAAATCTTATGAGGTTGATGAATGGAGATTTGTTACTAGGAATAAACGGCGACTTATTTAAGGCAAAGTTATTAATACCAAGATTAGATAAATAA
- a CDS encoding Ger(x)C family spore germination protein has protein sequence MKKTCKILSLILICLLLSSCWDVRQLDDLYLVYGIGVDISQENPSKYLITVAAPTIHSDAKSPKIEISGEGTSLRNAQDNIQNKASRRITYANTKVFFISEEVARQGVIRHIDSLLRDPEGKGTIRLLVVEDKVVDLMTIQPPTSPLVTLYVNDLLRESHYMSTIPLTTMRRFNNAFKTDGIEPVIPFIRYGSKPDEFLINSIALFKGNKMIGKLEEIEGFSFMVLTGEVQGGFMTLPYPSEDTNENPELALRILRGKSNIKTEIKDSQLHIHHQISLVTHLSEFTSPEPVYDKKVIEDMQKAANLHLEAICEELIVKLQNQYESDNIGYGRYVRVNHPEYFDADNWNKQFSQAIINIEADVGIQMVGTVQ, from the coding sequence ATGAAAAAGACATGTAAAATACTATCACTTATACTCATATGCTTGCTTTTATCCTCCTGCTGGGATGTAAGACAATTAGATGACTTGTATTTGGTTTATGGTATTGGAGTAGATATCAGCCAGGAAAATCCATCAAAATATTTAATTACTGTAGCAGCTCCAACTATCCATTCAGATGCTAAAAGCCCTAAAATAGAAATTTCTGGTGAGGGTACTTCCCTTAGAAATGCTCAGGATAATATCCAAAATAAGGCATCTAGACGCATTACTTATGCAAATACAAAGGTGTTTTTTATTAGTGAAGAAGTAGCTAGACAAGGTGTTATAAGACATATAGATTCCCTACTAAGGGATCCAGAAGGCAAAGGTACAATTAGGCTCCTAGTAGTTGAAGATAAAGTTGTTGATTTAATGACAATACAGCCTCCAACTAGTCCTCTAGTAACCCTATATGTAAATGATTTGTTAAGGGAAAGTCATTACATGTCAACAATCCCACTTACAACCATGCGAAGATTTAATAATGCTTTCAAAACCGATGGCATAGAGCCTGTGATACCCTTTATAAGGTATGGAAGCAAGCCTGATGAATTTCTCATTAATAGTATTGCTTTATTTAAAGGTAATAAAATGATAGGCAAGCTTGAAGAAATTGAAGGTTTTTCCTTCATGGTGCTAACCGGAGAAGTACAAGGGGGTTTTATGACCTTGCCCTATCCATCAGAGGATACAAATGAAAATCCAGAGTTAGCCCTAAGAATTCTGAGGGGAAAAAGTAACATTAAAACAGAAATCAAAGATTCTCAATTACATATTCATCACCAAATTTCTCTAGTTACCCATCTTTCTGAATTCACTTCCCCAGAACCAGTTTATGATAAAAAGGTTATCGAAGATATGCAAAAGGCTGCAAATCTTCATTTAGAAGCTATCTGTGAAGAACTAATTGTTAAGTTACAAAATCAATATGAAAGTGATAATATTGGATATGGCCGATATGTAAGGGTAAATCACCCAGAGTATTTTGATGCTGATAACTGGAATAAACAATTTTCACAGGCTATTATTAATATTGAAGCCGATGTGGGAATTCAAATGGTGGGTACAGTACAATAG
- a CDS encoding GerAB/ArcD/ProY family transporter — protein MIKKYETGEISSGQSYIMIISIMIGTGVLGLARSVAMISKQDAWISIILNGIVICFMTGIIILLSNKFPKHTFLKYASILLTKPIAYLIVFLYGVYAILTTALVIRITCEMVNTWFLPRTPMIVISFVIVSTLVYITKDGLTFVGRFNEIVVFSIIPFVLLIFPSLSEASILNLRPVGGSGFINIIKGVPPAFYAFAGYEVLFLIYPYISNKNKNNLRYSVLSIAFVTILYTSIVASQIALFGYQEIVGILYPSINYLDVLEFPIIVRIEIFFTFFWIFAVLGTLTIQYIAGCIAFKSILKTKQISKFVYILSPIVFVISLIPQNSMEVMEFSGVMGNINIGFGIILPVLLLFMYIVKRKRVNYEKDM, from the coding sequence ATGATTAAAAAATATGAAACTGGAGAAATATCATCAGGTCAAAGCTATATCATGATTATCAGTATTATGATTGGGACTGGAGTCTTAGGTCTTGCTCGATCTGTTGCAATGATATCTAAGCAGGATGCTTGGATTTCTATTATTCTTAATGGAATAGTCATTTGCTTTATGACGGGAATAATCATTTTGTTATCCAATAAATTTCCAAAACATACATTTTTAAAATATGCTTCTATTTTATTAACTAAACCTATAGCTTATCTTATTGTTTTTCTTTATGGGGTATATGCAATTTTAACTACTGCTTTAGTCATTAGAATTACATGTGAGATGGTTAATACATGGTTTTTACCTAGAACACCAATGATTGTGATTTCTTTTGTTATTGTATCTACCCTTGTGTATATTACAAAGGATGGACTAACCTTTGTAGGACGTTTTAATGAAATTGTTGTTTTTTCAATTATTCCATTTGTATTATTAATTTTTCCTTCTCTTTCAGAAGCCTCTATATTAAACTTAAGGCCTGTAGGAGGAAGTGGTTTTATCAATATCATTAAAGGCGTACCTCCAGCTTTTTACGCCTTTGCAGGTTATGAAGTGCTCTTTCTTATATATCCCTACATATCTAATAAGAATAAAAATAACTTAAGGTACTCCGTGTTATCTATTGCCTTTGTTACAATATTATATACCAGTATTGTAGCCAGTCAAATTGCACTATTTGGCTACCAAGAAATAGTTGGTATTTTATATCCTTCCATCAACTATCTTGACGTTTTAGAATTTCCTATTATTGTACGAATTGAAATTTTCTTTACATTTTTTTGGATTTTTGCAGTGCTAGGTACCCTGACTATCCAGTATATAGCCGGGTGTATAGCCTTCAAGTCTATATTAAAAACAAAACAAATAAGTAAGTTTGTATACATCTTATCACCAATAGTATTTGTTATTTCTTTAATTCCTCAAAACTCTATGGAGGTTATGGAATTTAGTGGAGTAATGGGAAATATCAATATTGGATTTGGAATTATACTTCCTGTCTTACTTCTATTTATGTATATAGTAAAGAGAAAGAGGGTTAATTATGAAAAAGACATGTAA
- a CDS encoding spore germination protein, whose product MGLFDKFKNFKSNFTIGDKLNIENSRDISNKLHDNTNYLKDRFKDCSDINFRELKKSLGNNKYGSILLVFTDGLVNNAIINESIIKPINFSHRLDNISDINITLLQDIILINSVKVTKKFDDVIHSILSGETVLLIDGSEEALLLNTRGWESRSVQESPVESVIRGSKEGFVEDIRTNTAMIRRKLKDSSLKIQDLKVGSKSNTSIAIIYMDDIVNQEILQSALNKLEKIKIDGIFDTGYIEQFLEEDTFSIFPQMQITERPDKACGNLLEGRIVILVDGSPDALIFPVGLVQFLQSPEDYYERFIFANIVRFIRFVGFVVASTFPSIYVAVTTFHQELLPSDFVLNIAKGRVEVPFPPVIEALLMEITIELLREASARLPSRIGQTIGIVGALVIGDAAVKAGIISPIMVVVIAITAIGSYIFPHFSTSYSVRFIRLPMILMAATFGAFGIVITWAWIIAHMCKLHSFGHPFLTPFAPINTKDMKDAALRGPMATLAYSPSSASNKNKRGK is encoded by the coding sequence TTGGGTTTATTTGATAAATTTAAGAATTTCAAATCAAATTTTACTATAGGAGATAAACTAAATATTGAAAACAGCAGGGATATTTCTAACAAACTCCATGATAATACTAATTATCTTAAGGATAGGTTTAAGGATTGTAGCGATATTAACTTTAGAGAATTAAAAAAAAGTCTTGGTAATAACAAGTATGGCTCCATCCTTTTGGTTTTTACTGATGGTCTTGTTAATAATGCCATAATTAATGAAAGTATCATTAAACCAATTAATTTTTCTCATAGATTAGACAACATCTCTGATATAAATATCACTCTCCTACAGGATATTATTTTAATTAACAGTGTAAAGGTTACAAAGAAATTTGATGACGTTATTCATAGTATTTTATCTGGAGAAACAGTGTTGCTTATAGATGGCTCCGAAGAAGCTCTTCTGTTAAATACCAGGGGTTGGGAATCAAGATCAGTACAAGAATCTCCAGTAGAAAGTGTTATAAGAGGGTCTAAGGAAGGTTTTGTTGAAGATATACGTACCAACACAGCTATGATTAGGAGAAAACTTAAGGATTCTAGTTTAAAAATCCAAGATTTGAAGGTGGGATCTAAAAGTAACACTAGTATAGCAATAATATATATGGATGATATTGTTAACCAAGAAATTCTCCAATCCGCCTTAAACAAATTAGAAAAAATTAAAATTGATGGTATATTTGATACAGGCTATATTGAACAATTTTTAGAGGAAGATACCTTCTCAATCTTTCCTCAAATGCAAATAACAGAGCGTCCCGATAAAGCCTGTGGTAACTTGTTAGAGGGTAGAATAGTTATTTTAGTTGATGGTTCCCCCGATGCCCTTATATTTCCAGTGGGGTTGGTGCAATTTTTACAATCTCCTGAGGATTATTACGAAAGATTTATTTTTGCAAATATAGTACGTTTTATTAGATTTGTAGGGTTTGTTGTTGCTTCAACCTTTCCATCAATCTATGTTGCAGTTACTACATTTCATCAAGAATTACTTCCCTCAGATTTTGTATTGAATATTGCAAAGGGCAGAGTAGAAGTTCCTTTTCCACCAGTTATAGAGGCTCTCTTGATGGAAATTACAATAGAGCTTCTAAGGGAAGCTAGTGCCCGTCTTCCATCTAGAATTGGACAAACAATTGGTATTGTAGGAGCACTTGTAATAGGAGATGCTGCAGTTAAAGCTGGTATAATAAGTCCTATAATGGTGGTGGTTATAGCCATTACTGCTATTGGTTCTTATATATTTCCTCACTTTAGCACTTCATATTCTGTTCGATTTATAAGACTACCTATGATATTGATGGCAGCAACCTTTGGAGCCTTTGGAATAGTAATCACTTGGGCTTGGATTATTGCTCATATGTGTAAATTGCATTCTTTTGGTCATCCTTTTTTAACACCATTTGCCCCAATTAATACTAAAGATATGAAAGATGCTGCTCTTCGTGGACCTATGGCAACCCTAGCATATTCCCCTTCTTCAGCATCAAATAAAAATAAAAGAGGAAAATAG